GGGGTGGCGTGGAACCCGCAAATGCCTTATATTCAGGGGTTTGCGAGAAGAAACGAAATTCACCTTGCGGTCCGCCGACGCGAAACTGTGCGGGCCGCACGCAATCTGACCCGGAAGTGACGAGCCCGGGCACGCTGCGGAAATACGGAACAGGAAAAAGAATGCGATTCGACGAGTTGGACCTTGCGCCGGAGCTTCTCCGGAACGTGAGGGAATTGGGCTATGAAATCCCCACCCCCATTCAGCAGCAGGCCATTCCCTTCGCCCTGGAGGGCCGTGACGTGCTGGGCCGCGCGCCCACCGGCACGGGCAAGACCGCTGCCTTCATGCTCCCCACCCTGAACCGGCTTCGCGGCAAGGAAGGGCTGCGCGCGCTGGTGCTGTGCCCCACCCGGGAACTGGCCATCCAGGTGGCCGACAACGCCCGGATGTATTCGCGCGGCACCGAGCTGTTCGTGGGCATCGTGTACGGCGGCACGCCGCTGGACAAGGACCTCCGCGACCTGCGCGCCGGCATCGAGGTGCTGGTGGCCACGCCCGGCCGCCTGAACGACCACCTGGAGCGCGGCAACGTAGACCTGAGCAACGTCGAGGTGCTGATCCTGGACGAAGCCGACCGCATGCTCGACATGGGCTTCAAGCCGCAGATCGACCAGATCATGCGGCGCTGCCGGCGGACGGGGCGCCAGACGCTGCTGTTCTCGGCCACCATGCCCAACTCGGTGAAGTCGCTCGCCTACGAGCTGCTGAACGACCCTATCACCGTCGAGGCGGCGCCCAAGGTGACCACGGCCGAGGGGGTGGAGCAGTTCGTCTACCCGGTGGAAACGAGCAAGAAGACCGAGCTGCTGCTGCACATCCTCAAGCAGGAGGAGGTTCGGACGGCGCTGGTGTTCAGCCGCACCAAGTTCGGCGCCGACCGCATCGCCGGCCAGCTGACGCGCGCCGGGCTGACGGTGGAGGTGATGCACAGCGACCGCAACATGGCGCAGCGGGTGCGGGCGCTGGAGGCGTTCCGCAGCGGCGACGTGAAGGTGCTGATCGCGACGGACGTGGCCCAGCGGGGCATCGACGTCGAGGGCATCAGCCACGTGATCAACTACGACGCCCCGCGCGATCCCGAGGGCTACGTGCACCGCGTGGGACGTACGGCGCGCGCCGGCGAGACGGGCGTGGCCATCACGTTCATGTCGGGCGGCGAGATCGGCGACGTGGCGGCGGTGGAGCACCTGCTGGGTTCGCGCATCATGCGGGTGAACGTGCCCGGGTTCAGCGTGTTCGCCGAGGAGAGCATCGACGGCGCGCCGCAGGTGACCACGGTTACCATGCCCCCCGAGACCAAGAAGGAGGCGCGGGCCTCGCGTGGCCGCAAGATGGGCAAGCACGCGGGCAAGGAGCTGTCGCCCGAGGAGCTTCAGAAGCTTCTGGGCGTCGGCAGCGCGGCCTGACAGGCGGCGGTCGGACGGACGAAGGGCGGCTCCCGGCAAGGGGGCCGCCCTTTTCATGCTCCCAAGCGAGGGAGCGCGAGCTGTCATCCAGTAGCCGCGGTGCGCGTCAGCGGGTCAGGGAAGCGTTGACCTCGGCCTCGCGGGGGCCCTCACCCGGCCGCGCTGACACGCGTGCCACCCTCTCCCGCAAGCGGGAGAGGGTGTACACACCAGGCTGGGGCGTGCTCCGGCAGCAGAATGGCGAACGAAAGCCTGTCATCCTGAGCCCCAGGCGCACCGTAGTCTCCCGTACGACGAGCCATGCGGGGCGAAGGATCTAGCATGGGGCACGTACCAGCCAGGGCGCGGCAGCGGTCACTGTAGCCGAGACCTCGGCTGCCGTGGGGCCCTCACCCGGCCGCGCTGACACGCGTGCCACCCTCTCCCGCAAGCGGGAGAGGGTTGTACACACCAGAGTCGCGCGCACGGGGCGAGCCGAAGCGCGGTCGA
This Longimicrobium sp. DNA region includes the following protein-coding sequences:
- a CDS encoding DEAD/DEAH box helicase produces the protein MRFDELDLAPELLRNVRELGYEIPTPIQQQAIPFALEGRDVLGRAPTGTGKTAAFMLPTLNRLRGKEGLRALVLCPTRELAIQVADNARMYSRGTELFVGIVYGGTPLDKDLRDLRAGIEVLVATPGRLNDHLERGNVDLSNVEVLILDEADRMLDMGFKPQIDQIMRRCRRTGRQTLLFSATMPNSVKSLAYELLNDPITVEAAPKVTTAEGVEQFVYPVETSKKTELLLHILKQEEVRTALVFSRTKFGADRIAGQLTRAGLTVEVMHSDRNMAQRVRALEAFRSGDVKVLIATDVAQRGIDVEGISHVINYDAPRDPEGYVHRVGRTARAGETGVAITFMSGGEIGDVAAVEHLLGSRIMRVNVPGFSVFAEESIDGAPQVTTVTMPPETKKEARASRGRKMGKHAGKELSPEELQKLLGVGSAA